One genomic window of Papaver somniferum cultivar HN1 unplaced genomic scaffold, ASM357369v1 unplaced-scaffold_0, whole genome shotgun sequence includes the following:
- the LOC113325889 gene encoding uncharacterized protein LOC113325889, producing MTTNAFHHTIGAGGVNGCCDGLGSRQGFVNFPVKTVSKTFGYNVGLLRRGSCRTSIQNLSVIQASSSQSSVADQVLSPSNNEKSEPKKKSNEAALILIRHGESLWNEKNLFTGCVDVPLTKKGVEEAIEAGKKISNIPVDKIYTSSLIRAQMTAMLAMTQHRRRKVPIFTHNENEQSRKWSEIYSEETKSQSIPVVAAWQLNERMYGELQGLNKQETADRYGKEQVHEWRRSYNTPPPNGESLEMCAERAVAYFTDNIEPQLQRGKNVLIAAHGNSLRSIIMYLDKLTTEEVISLELSTGVPMLYIFKEGKFIRRGSPVSPTEAGVYAYTRSLALYRQKLDEMN from the exons ATGACCACTAATGCATTTCATCACACTATTGGGGCTGGTGGGGTGAATGGATGTTGTGATGGTTTGGGTTCACGACAAGGATTTGTCAATTTTCCGGTGAAGACTGTATCAAAGACATTTGGGTATAATGTTGGTTTGTTGAGGAGAGGTAGTTGTCGCACTAGTATTCAGAATTTGAGTGTGATTCAAGCCTCGAGTTCTCAATCGTCAGTGGCTGATCAGGTTCTATCACCCTCAAACAATGAGAAAAGTGAGCCTAAGAAAAAATCAA ATGAAGCTGCCCTGATATTGATAAGGCATGGTGAGTCTTTGTGGAACGAGAAGAACCTATTCACAGGTTGCGTGGATGTGCCCTTGACCAAAAAGGGAGTGGAAGAGGCAATAGAAGCTGGTAAAAAAATTAGTAACATACCTGTAGATAAGATTTACACGTCTTCCCTAATTCGTGCACAGATGACAGCAATGCTTGCAATGACCCAACACCGTCGTAGAAAG GTTCCTATCTTTACGCATAACGAAAATGAACAATCTAGAAAATGGAGCGAAATTTACAGTGAAGAAACCAAAAGCCAGTCAATTCCTGTTGTCGCGGCTTGGCAATTAAATGAAAGAAT GTATGGGGAGCTACAGGGTCTTAACAAGCAGGAAACTGCAGATAGATATGGAAAGGAGCAAGTCCATGAGTGGCGTCGTAGTTATAATACTCCTCCCCCTAACGGCGAGAGCCTAGAAATGTGTGCGGAAAGAGCTGTTGCTTATTTCACAGATAAT ATTGAACCCCAACTTCAACGCGGAAAGAATGTGTTGATTGCTGCCCATGGAAACTCATTAAGATCCATTATTATGTATCTCGATAAGTTAACCACCGAAGAG GTTATTAGCTTAGAGCTTTCTACAGGAGTTCCTATGCTTTACATATTCAAAGAAGGAAAGTTCATTAGAAGGGGAAGTCCAGTGAGTCCCACCGAAGCTGGTGTTTATGCGTATACTAGA AGTTTGGCTCTTTACAGGCAGAAATTAGATGAGATGAACTAG
- the LOC113325810 gene encoding putative ETHYLENE INSENSITIVE 3-like 4 protein — MENSKEEAYHHASSHFEDKEEDEEDGYDEDEEMGIEELENRMWMDKLRLQKLKKKEKKKLGRDGDGLNNSKSIVKQEQSRRKKMSRAQNSILKYMIKTMDVCDARGFVYGIIPAKGKPVTGSSDNLRAWWKNKVEFHKTGPEAIAKLLSPVTTQLDGENEALVTSYMHQLQHLQDTTLGSLLSALMQHCVPPQKKFPLQKGICPPWWPTGEEPWWGDQGMLEKSEGPPPYRKPHDLKKAWKVSTLTAVIKHMSPDFNNVRRPVLQSKYLQSKMTAKETLTWSNIMTQEEVLCNNLNNSLNISCSSAMKEKEEEDDFNSIHSTITDEEERDGFSMSYGEKRKPEIDQQLEVDLIYTCQNKECPQSVMKFGFANKNTRTDHESVCIYRAENNASTLALTDPRSDERHGYRMLYKSCSGGSITGSNSTCTSEFQEALADVAGNIGILGGQQGKVVDHHDMEIEFEQQRQEMITPSYGTDEDELRPPNQEETSIWDMKFVWDLDGI, encoded by the coding sequence ATGGAAAATTCTAAAGAAGAAGCATACCATCATGCAAGTAGTCATTTTGAGGATaaggaagaggatgaagaagatgGATATGACGAAGACGAAGAGATGGGCATCGAGGAGTTGGAGAATAGAATGTGGATGGACAAGTTACGGCttcaaaaacttaagaaaaaagagaaaaagaaacttgGCAGAGATGGGGATGGACTAAACAACTCGAAGTCGATCGTCAAACAAGAGCAATCACGCCGAAAGAAGATGTCAAGAGCTCAAAACTCAATTCTCAAATACATGATAAAGACCATGGATGTATGTGACGCGCGAGGCTTTGTGTATGGAATCATACCCGCGAAAGGGAAACCAGTAACTGGTTCATCCGATAATTTGCGTGCATGGTGGAAAAATAAAGTTGAGTTCCATAAGACTGGTCCAGAAGCCATCGCTAAACTACTCTCCCCAGTTACAACACAACTAGATGGTGAAAACGAGGCATTGGTCACTTCTTACATGCATCAACTTCAGCACTTGCAAGATACCACTCTGGGTTCTCTTTTATCAGCGTTGATGCAACATTGCGTACCACCACAGAAGAAATTTCCATTGCAAAAGGGTATATGTCCTCCATGGTGGCCTACCGGGGAAGAACCATGGTGGGGAGATCAGGGGATGTTGGAAAAATCAGAGGGTCCTCCGCCATATAGGAAACCGCATGACCTGAAAAAAGCTTGGAAAGTGAGTACTTTAACTGCTGTTATCAAACATATGTCACCTGATTTTAACAATGTTAGAAGGCCTGTTTTACAATCTAAGTATCTTCAAAGTAAGATGACTGCAAAAGAGACTCTAACTTGGTCCAATATTATGACTCAAGAAGAAGTACTATGCAATAATCTCAATAATTCTCTTAACATTTCATGTTCTTCAGCTATGAAAGAAAAGGAAGAGGAGGATGATTTCAACAGCATTCATTCAACTATCAccgatgaagaagaacgcgatgGGTTTAGTATGAGTTACGGAGAGAAGAGAAAACCGGAAATCGATCAGCAACTGGAAGTTGATCTTATTTACACTTGCCAGAACAAGGAGTGCCCACAGAGTGTTATGAAGTTTGGTTTTGCTAATAAGAACACCAGGACTGATCATGAATCTGTATGCATTTACCGTGCTGAGAACAATGCGAGTACTTTAGCATTAACTGATCCTAGAAGTGATGAACGGCACGGATATCGGATGTTGTATAAAAGTTGCTCAGGGGGGTCTATTACAGGAAGTAATTCAACATGTACCAGTGAATTTCAGGAAGCACTTGCCGATGTAGCAGGCAATATTGGAATCCTAGGTGGCCAGCAAGGTAAAGTTGTAGATCATCATGATATGGAAATAGAATTCGAGCAGCAAAGACAAGAAATGATTACTCCTAGTTATGGTACAGACGAAGATGAGCTCCGGCCACCAAATCAAGAAGAAACCTCAATCTGGGATATGAAATTTGTATGGGATTTGGATGGGATCTGA